A genomic window from Thermocrinis sp. includes:
- a CDS encoding ATP-binding protein: MFEEFLAFRFKDGKIQPIAHPHIPDFKSLLCIDRQKEELKRNTLQFVMGYPANDALLWGDRGTGKSSLVKSMLGLLGKDGLRLVQVYKSQLEHLSDLYEAIRGSKKRFILFFDDLSFEPEEDEYRLLKSLLDGDLEERPQNVLVYATSNRRHMVADREKQGRFPEEDYREVISLVERFGLRLGFYAFDKNQYLEIVKAYAKDIMEEINYSDLEEKALLWATERGSFSGRTAYQFIKDLEGYLRLSQTFR, translated from the coding sequence ATGTTTGAGGAGTTTTTAGCCTTTAGGTTTAAAGATGGCAAGATCCAACCTATAGCCCATCCTCATATACCAGACTTTAAAAGCCTTTTATGCATAGATAGACAAAAGGAAGAGTTGAAAAGAAACACCCTACAGTTCGTAATGGGCTATCCTGCCAACGATGCTTTACTATGGGGGGATAGGGGAACAGGAAAGTCTTCCCTGGTAAAATCCATGCTTGGATTACTCGGGAAAGATGGTCTAAGATTGGTTCAAGTATATAAGTCTCAATTGGAACATTTATCGGATCTTTATGAAGCTATAAGAGGCAGCAAAAAACGGTTTATACTCTTCTTCGATGATCTTTCCTTTGAGCCGGAAGAGGATGAGTATAGACTATTAAAATCACTTTTGGACGGAGACTTAGAGGAAAGGCCACAAAACGTGCTTGTGTATGCTACATCAAACAGAAGGCATATGGTGGCAGACAGAGAAAAACAAGGAAGGTTTCCGGAAGAGGATTACAGAGAAGTAATATCCCTCGTAGAAAGGTTTGGATTGAGATTGGGCTTTTATGCCTTTGACAAAAATCAATACTTAGAAATAGTAAAGGCTTATGCTAAAGATATAATGGAGGAAATAAACTATTCAGATCTTGAAGAAAAAGCTCTTTTGTGGGCCACAGAAAGGGGTAGTTTTTCTGGTAGGACAGCCTATCAGTTCATAAAGGACCTGGAAGGATACTTAAGGCTTAGCCAAACCTTCCGGTAA
- a CDS encoding tetratricopeptide repeat protein has translation MGRKLILLAFLVSSCGGVTQEELSFKLSQINKRIDQLEEQQRKIEAQQLKTEKRIDALSQNLASLRLELEKARIEQKVQHSEERHTERREEVKTSDASVKADTSKDYEREYQNALNLYNLRQLNQAKDKFIEFIKNNPKTPLTDNAYLWLGIIYRDLGDMRRAEAVWRTLEEKCKKGELVDCNKLPSAYLQLARIYENSGDAGKAKEYYEKILNEFPLSDEAGIAKTKLGR, from the coding sequence ATGGGAAGGAAGTTGATCCTTTTAGCTTTCCTTGTATCCTCCTGTGGTGGAGTGACGCAAGAAGAGTTAAGCTTCAAGCTATCTCAGATTAACAAAAGGATAGATCAACTGGAGGAGCAGCAAAGGAAGATTGAAGCCCAGCAGTTAAAGACAGAGAAGAGAATAGACGCACTATCTCAGAATTTGGCAAGCCTGAGGTTAGAACTTGAAAAAGCAAGAATTGAGCAGAAAGTACAGCACAGTGAAGAAAGGCATACAGAAAGAAGGGAAGAAGTAAAAACAAGCGATGCTTCGGTAAAAGCTGATACCTCAAAAGACTACGAAAGAGAATACCAAAATGCGCTGAACCTCTACAACCTCAGGCAGTTAAACCAGGCAAAGGATAAGTTCATAGAGTTTATTAAGAACAACCCCAAAACCCCCCTAACAGACAATGCTTACCTCTGGCTTGGTATAATCTATAGAGATTTAGGAGATATGCGAAGAGCGGAGGCTGTTTGGAGAACATTGGAAGAAAAGTGTAAAAAGGGCGAGCTTGTGGATTGCAACAAGCTACCTTCTGCTTACCTACAGCTTGCAAGAATATACGAAAACTCTGGAGATGCAGGAAAGGCTAAGGAATACTATGAGAAGATTCTGAACGAATTTCCCCTGTCTGATGAGGCTGGCATAGCTAAGACCAAGCTTGGTAGGTGA